Part of the Rhodohalobacter sp. 614A genome is shown below.
TCCAGGAAAATCCCCTGGCAGAAGTTGGCAATCAACTATTTGGTCCGATTGGATTAACTCTAATTTCCATTGGAGCTGCCGTATCCATGTTTGGAAATTTAAGTGGTGAAATCTTAAGCGTTCCCCGGGTTCTTTTTGGTGCTGCCCGTGATAAAGTGATTCCGATCCCGGTTTTAACCCAAATCCATCCAAAATTTTCTACACCTTATATTTCAATTATCGTGTATGCTTCAATTGGATTTTTACTTGCAACTTTTGGAGGATTTGAAGCTCTTGCGATCGTCTCCAGTGCAGCAATTTTACTTGTTTATTTAGGAGTGGCCCTTGCTGTTATCAAATTACGAAATGAAGTCCCTGGTGATTTAGAAACCTTTCGAATCCCAGGCGGTTATACAGTTCCGATTCTGGCTTCAATGATTATCATTTGGTTTTTATCAAACCTGACGGGACAGGAACGAAATTCGATGCTCATCCTTCTGTCCATTTTAACCGTCATCTATTTCGGAATCCGATGGGTTCGCAACCATAATACTGCTAAATAAATAACCGGCTCATATACAGCCACTTAATCTGGAAGAGATCCATATTCTCAATAAAATAATCTTAAAAGCACGATGCTATTCACAAATCCCCATTTCAGGGCGAAGTGATTTTTTCCAACGTGAGAAAAAAAATAATGGCAGAGTTATCAAAATAATAGCAAGTTACAGGCTTGGCATGCAGTTTGTTTAATCCATTCTTGCAACCAAGTGCCTGTTTAGGTATCATCACTTATTTGAGGTAACATCAGAAATTGTAATCAAATCATCTTGAAATATGGCGAACGGTACGCAAGTTGCCCAGCATGACTTTTTCGGTCATCCGCGGGGTCTATCTACTCTATTTTTTACCGAACTATGGGAACGTTTCAGCTATTATGGAATGCGGGCTCTCCTGGTTCTTTTTATGACGGCAGAAGCTATTGGCAATAATCCCGGGCTTGGCTTTAGTGTTGGCAAAGCTACAGCTGTTTATGGCCTCTATACTTTTTTTGTTTATGTATTGTCACTTCCAGGCGGTTGGATAGCTGATAAAATGTGGGGCCAACGAAAAGCAGTGTTTGTAGGTGGTTGTATTATTGCCGCCGGTCACTTCAGTATGGCGCTTCCAAATATTGAGTTTTTCTACGTTGGACTTGGTTTAATTGTACTCGGTACCGGACTGCTGAAACCAAACGTCAGCTCAATGGTTGGCGACTTATATCCGGAAGGTGGTGCACGACGCGATGCCGGTTTCTCAATTTTCTATATGGGGATTAACTTCGGTGCTATTTTGGGTCCCCTGCTCTGCGGCCTTTTAGGAGAAGGTTACAACTGGCACTACGGGTTTTCCCTGGCGGGTATCGGAATGGTTTTTGGATTGATCTCTTACAAAATTGGCGGAAAATATTTAGGTACAGCTGGTGACTTAAAAACAGGAGAATCCGATGAAGTAATTAATAAAAGAAGTCGTCGCTTTTATGTGACGATATCTGTTATAGCTGCCATTCTTGTATTGTTTGGCTTCATGTGGAGTTCAGGAGCTCTGACTATAACGCTTGAGTCTTTGGCCGCTTATCTTGGATACGCTGCTGTGGCAATTACCATAGGCTTCTTTGCTTATATCATTTTCTTTGGCGGCCATACCAAAGACGAAAAGAAAAAACTGGGCGTCATTTTCTGGCTGTTTATTTTAGCTGCCCTTTTCTGGAGTGGGTTTGAACAAGCTGGTTCTTCGTTGAACCTTTTTGCAGCAGATTTAACTGATCGTTCATTTGGCCCAAGTCCTTTTCTTGCTGACTGGGGAGCTTTTTTGATCACACTTTTACTTGCAATCCCCACTTTTTATGTAGCTTATCGTGTTATTAAAAGAAATGATATATGGAGTGTTGCCAAGATTGTTGTGGGCATCTCTTCGGCTGCTGTAATCATACTGCTTTTCTGGTTATTTCACAGAATCGGTATTGGTTGGGAAATTCCGGCTAGCACACTTCAGTTGATAAATCCGACCTTCATTGTGATTTTTGCACCCATCTTCGGTTTTATGTGGACGTGGCTGGCTGCGCGAAATGCGAACCCATCCATTCCCGTAAAATTTGGAATGGGACTTTTGGGATTGTCCGCCGGATTCTTTGTTCTTTCCTGGGGTGCTGCAAA
Proteins encoded:
- a CDS encoding peptide MFS transporter, which codes for MANGTQVAQHDFFGHPRGLSTLFFTELWERFSYYGMRALLVLFMTAEAIGNNPGLGFSVGKATAVYGLYTFFVYVLSLPGGWIADKMWGQRKAVFVGGCIIAAGHFSMALPNIEFFYVGLGLIVLGTGLLKPNVSSMVGDLYPEGGARRDAGFSIFYMGINFGAILGPLLCGLLGEGYNWHYGFSLAGIGMVFGLISYKIGGKYLGTAGDLKTGESDEVINKRSRRFYVTISVIAAILVLFGFMWSSGALTITLESLAAYLGYAAVAITIGFFAYIIFFGGHTKDEKKKLGVIFWLFILAALFWSGFEQAGSSLNLFAADLTDRSFGPSPFLADWGAFLITLLLAIPTFYVAYRVIKRNDIWSVAKIVVGISSAAVIILLFWLFHRIGIGWEIPASTLQLINPTFIVIFAPIFGFMWTWLAARNANPSIPVKFGMGLLGLSAGFFVLSWGAANASTTNLVSPAWLVVTYFLHTAGELCLSPVGLSSMTKLAPKSRVSQMMGIWFVAAALGNLFAGLIAGQLETLAPDSLFWSVALIVGGGGIVALLAAPPIKKLMGDVE